GCGGGGCTGCGCGATAGGCCCGGTCAGGCATAATCTTCGGCGGCGGCAGTCAGCTTGGCGAGGATAGTGAGCAGCGTCGCGCGTTCGCGTTCGCTGATCGTCGATTCAAGCTGCGCCTCGCTCGCCAGCGCCGCGGGGACGATCGCGTCGTAGAGCGAACGGCCGGTCTCGGTGAGTTCCAGATGATGCGAGCGTCCGTCGGCCTCGTGCGCCTGGCGCGCGATCAGGTGACGATCGGCGAGCGCCTTGGCCGCGCGATTGACCGTCACCTTGTCCATCCGCGTCGCCGCGACGAGTTCGCGCTGGGTCAGCGGCTTGCCTTCGCCGAGCACCGCCATCAGCCGCCATTCGGGGATCTTGAGGCCGAAGCGGTTCTGATATTCGGCGGCGATGCGGCTCGACAGCGCGTTCGACGCGATCGACAGCCGATATGGCAGGAAATTGTCGAGGTTCAGTTTCTTGGCGGCCATGTGCTATCCATATCGCCTGATCGCCGTCTGTGAAGCGCGATTTCAACCAAAGTAGCTCGTCATTGCGAGCGCAGCGAAGCAATCCAGAGCAGGCGTAAACCGCTCTGGATTGCTTCGCTGCGCTCGCAATGACGATGTGCTGCTTAGAACGACACCCGCGCCCCAACCCATATGGTTCGCGGCGTGGCGCGTTCGACAATGCCCGTCGACGAGATCGCTGCGGGGACGAGTTCGTCGAAGATATTCTCGCCGCGCGCTTCGATGCTGATCGCCTTGGCGAGCCGCCACGACAGGCCGGCATCGAACGTCAGCGCATCGCCGAGGATGAGGAGCCCGAGGTCGTCCTCATTCTGCTTGCCGACATAGCGCAGTGTCGCGAAACCGCCGAAGGGGCCATCGCCGTCGCTGCGCAGCGACACGCTGCCGCCATGTTTGGCGATCTGCGCCGGGCGGCGTCCGTCGAGCGTCGCGGCGGCACCCGAAGCATCGACCTTCGCATCGGTATAGGCGTAGGTCGCGCGCAGGGTGACCGGACCGACGCCCTGTTCCGCGGCGAGCTCGATGCCCTTGCTGTCGATGGCGTCGAGATTCTGGCGCTGGTTGAGGTTGGGCGCCAGCGTCACATTGGCGATCGCGTTGGTGAGGTGGTTGGCGAACAACGTCGCCGAAAGCTTCGTTGCGCCGCCGCTCCAGTCGGCCCCGATCTCGCCGCCCCACAGCCGTTCGGGCTTCAGCGCTTCGTTCGCGGTCGTCACCTCGGCGCCGACGCGGAAGGGGCGATACAACTCGTTGAGCGTGGGCAGGCGCCAACCGCGATAGCCCGCGGCGCGCAGCGAAAAGCCGTTCGACGTCCAGCGCAACCCGGCGCGCCCGCTGCCTTCCCAGCCCTGCCGTGCCGCGAAGTCGAGATCGGTGATCAGCGGTCCGGCGATATTGCGTTCGAGCCGGTAGCCCGCGCCGAGCCACCAGCGATCGACGCGGCCGCTCAAGGTCCAGAGCAGACCGTCGTCCGGGTCGGCCGATGTCCATTCGGCAAAGGCGCCGACGGTGTCGCTGCTGCCGCCGGCGATGCGGTGACGGCCGGGCACGCCATTGGTGAAGAAGAAATCCTCCTCGGTGCGGCCCGTCGTGCGGCGCCAGTCGGCGCCGACACGCAGCGGATTGGCGTTGCCGATCGCCGGGCGCAGTTCGACACGCGCGCCGATACCCGTCGCGGGAACGCGCTGGAACAGCGCCGGATTGATGCTGTTCCGTCCGGCGGCAACGCTGGCGAAACCGCTCTCGAAGTCGCGGAGCTGGATATAGGTGAGCGCGAGCCACTGCGTCGCCCCCGCCGGGTCGTGAACGACGCGCAGGCTCGCATCGAGCCCGTCGACCTTGCTCTCGGTAAAGTCGGTGCCGCGGTCGCGCCGGTCGGCGAAGCCGCGCACGCTCGCCTCGATGCGGCTGTTGTCGCCGGCGTCGAAGCGCAACCGCACGCCGAGCCCGCCCTGTTCGTAGGGCGCCGCGCGGTCGACTGCGCCGCGCTGACCTTTCGCGACGGGCACGAAGCCGTCGCCGCGGCTGTAGCGGCCGTCGATCGCGACCTGCCCGCTGCCGAGTTCGGTCCCCGCGCTCGCCGACGCATCGAAGCTGTCGCGGCTGCCATAAGCGGCGCTCGCGGTCACGCCGTCGGTCATTTCGGAATAGAGGCCGATCGTGCCGGCGAGCGCGCCGGAGCCATCGGCGCCGCTGCCGCCGCCGCGGGTAATCGAGATACCGCCCAGCCGGATCGCGTCATAGGCGCTCCATGCGACCCACCCGCCGAAAGGGTCCGCCTGCGGCACGCCGTCGAGCGTCACCAGTGCGCGGCTCGACGCATTGCCGCCGAGCCCGCGCAAGGTTACCCCCTGGCTCGTCGGATGCGCGCTGCGTCCGTCCGAGCGGCGGAACTGGACGATGCCAGCCTCGTCCCGAAGGCGGTTTTCGATACGCGCGCCGAGGCCCGGATCGAGGTCGCTCAATATCGCCGTCGTCTGCACCTCGTCGCCCGAAGCAGGGCGGAGCAGGCCGCCTGCGGTGACGACGATCAGCTCGTCCCAGTTGGCGGGCTTTCGCGCCTCGACAACCGGGTCGATAGCCTTGCCGTCGTTGATATCCTGCGCCATCGCTGCAAGCGGCAATACCAGCGCCGCGCCCCCGGTCAGCAATCGGATCATGCCGGTTTCACCGCATCGGGATGCGCGTTCTGGAACGCGCCCAGTTCCATGCACGCTGCGTCGATCTCCACGAGCCGCGGGTAATCGTCGAGCGGCACCTCGAAGCGCCGGGCGTTGTACATTTGCGGCACGAGGCAACAGTCGGCGATCCCGGGGGTGGCGCCGCCGAGATAGCGTCCGTCGCCCGCCATCGCTTCCAAGGCCTCGAAGCCCTGTGCGATCCACGTTGCGATCCAGCGGTCCTTGGTCTGCTCGTTGAGGCCGAGGTCCTTGGTCAGATATTTGAGCACCCGCAAATTGTTGAGAGGATGGATGTCGCTTGCGACCACCTGCGCCTGCGCCAGCGCCACCGCGCGCGGCATGGCATCGTCGGGGATCAGCCGCGGCTCGGGATAGCTGCGGTCGAGCCAGTCGATGATCGCCATGCTCTGGATCATCGGTTCGCCGTCGACGACCAGCATCGGCACGAAACCCTGCGCATTCTGTTCGAGATAGGCGTCGCTGCGCTGCTCGCCCGCGATCAGGCTGACCTCGACACGCTCATAGGCGAGCCCCTTGAGATTGAGCGCGATGCGGACGCGGAAGCTGGCCGACGAGCGATAATAATCGTGAAGGACAAGTTGGGTCATGGCGACAGCGCATACTATTTCCGGTGAACCGCGCAAGCTCGTCCGGCCGTCAGTTTTTCTTCGCCTCAGGCATATCGGCGATCCATTGCCGGAGCAGCGCCGCGCCTTCCTTGTGTACCGCGCCGCGGCCGAGTTCGGGCATCGCGATGCCGGGATCGAGGCTTTCGAGACGATAGATCAGGAAGCTGTGATCGGGATCGCCCGGCTTGATCGCAAATTCCATCCCGCCGCTGCCGCGTCCCGCGGCGGTCGGGCGCTTGCCGATCCCGTAATTGACGCCCGTCGGATCGTCGGTCCAGCGCAGGAACAGGCCGCTGTTCGACGCACTGCCCTTCGGGTTGTGGCAATGCGCGCAATTGACGTCGAGATAGGCGCGCGCGCGCTCCGCGACGCTGCCGCTCTTCGGGTCGTCCCAGCGCGGCAGCGGCGCGATGCGGTTGGCGGGCCAGGTGAAACGGCCGCTCCGGAACGCTTGCCATTGCGGCGCGAAGACGAGGTTGCGCCCCTTGGGACCGATCGGGATGATCGCCCCCGCCTCGGCGTGGCATTCCTTGCACTGATTCTTGTTCGGCACGGCATAGCTGATCGCCTGCGGCGTGCCGTCGGGCTCGGTAAAGCTTACCGGCACGCGCCGCCCGCCGATCGCCAGCGTCGCGTCGCGTCCGTCGGCGTCCCACACGTAAGGAAGCGCGGTCCAGCCGTCCTTGCGGTGGATCAGCAGCCTTGTCTCGACCGGCTTGCCGCCGCCCTGCCCGCTCCACGAGAAACTCTTGATCAGCACCGTGCCGACCGGAAAGGCGACGGTGCCGTCACCGCCGACTTCGGCCTTCGTCCCCGCGGGCAGCCAGATCGCGCGCGCCTTGTCGGCATAGTCGCTGAACAGCGGCGTGTGCAGTTCGTACGGCACCACGCCCGCCTGCAACGCAGCGCCGCCCGATACGAACAAGCCGAACTCCGACAGCTTGCGCGGCATCTTGTCGCCGTCGATCAGCGCCTGATCGGGACCCGCCACCGGAACCGCGGCGCCGCCGCTCGCACATAACAGCGCCGCAGCAAAGGCGGCGGCAAGGCGCTTCACTGGACCTTCGCCTCCATGCTCGCGGGCAGCTTGATGCCGGGCAGCGCGGCGGGCGCGCTGTCCTTGAGGTCGACCGGCGACGGCTTCGCCTCGCTCTGCGGCGTCTGCACGTCGGGCAGGTTCAGCGACAGCACGCCGACGTCGTCGTTGACGATGGCATTACCCGACCCGTCCCACAGGATCGGCGGGATCGATCCGCCCATCGCCGCCGCCATCTCGGCGCCTCCGGGAAAACCGGGGGCGAAGCCCGCCCGCCCGTGCGCATTGTCGCGCACGAAGATCTGGCGCGGCAACGGCTGATATTTGTCGTCCTTGTAAGGATAGCGATAGCCGACGATCATGATGTTGGCGGTGCCGTTATCCTCGAAGGCATTGTCGAAAATCTCGACATTGTTGTTCGCCATCACCAGCACCCCGGTACCGGTCGGGACGCTTGCGACGATGTTGCCCTTCGGCGCGAAATTGGGCGTGCTGTTGTCCTTCACGATATTGTCGAAGACGCGGACATTGTGCCCGCCCTGCATCGGCAGGCTCGGCAGGTCGAATACGAGGATGCCGCCGGTGTTGCGCATCGCAATATTGTCGTGGACGTCGGCGTCGTAGCTGTTCTCGATCTCGATCCCGGCGACATTCTCGATCGCGAAGCTGTCGCGGACCACGATATTCTTCGACTGGCCGACATAGATGCCGGCGTCCGACGCGCCGCGCACGAACACGCTGTCGATCAGCACATCGGTGCTTTCGACCGGGTAGATGCCGTAGGCGCCGTTGGTTTCCTTCGGCCCGGCGGTCCATTCGACGCGCAGTTCGTGATAGACGATGCGGTCGGCGCCCTTCGACTTGATCCCGTCGCCCTTGGTGTTCAGCACCGCAAAATTGGTGAGCAGCACATCGTCAGAGGTGACGAGCAGCCCCTCGCCCGCCCCCTGCTGGTCCGAAAAGTCGAGGATCGATCCATTGGCGTCGGTCCCCGCGCCGCGGATGGTGACATTGGCGACGTCGAGCGACAGGCCGTCGGTGAGCTTCCACGTTCCCGCGCCGAGTTCGACGACGTCGCCCGACACCGCCATGATCAGCGCCTCTTGCAGCTTTTCATTGGCGTCGGGCGTATCTGCACTGACGCTGATCGTTTTGGCCGACGCCGGTGCCGCAACAAGCGCGGCGGCGGCGAAGGTCAGATAAGCCGTTCGCGACAGGCCATGGATTCGCATAAGTCTCTCCCTGTTTCACACGAAACATGCGGCAAGACTTGACGGAAGCCAAGCCTGTTGCTGACATGCCTGTAACAACAGGAGAGGTCGCAA
The Sphingopyxis macrogoltabida genome window above contains:
- a CDS encoding parallel beta-helix domain-containing protein, whose product is MRIHGLSRTAYLTFAAAALVAAPASAKTISVSADTPDANEKLQEALIMAVSGDVVELGAGTWKLTDGLSLDVANVTIRGAGTDANGSILDFSDQQGAGEGLLVTSDDVLLTNFAVLNTKGDGIKSKGADRIVYHELRVEWTAGPKETNGAYGIYPVESTDVLIDSVFVRGASDAGIYVGQSKNIVVRDSFAIENVAGIEIENSYDADVHDNIAMRNTGGILVFDLPSLPMQGGHNVRVFDNIVKDNSTPNFAPKGNIVASVPTGTGVLVMANNNVEIFDNAFEDNGTANIMIVGYRYPYKDDKYQPLPRQIFVRDNAHGRAGFAPGFPGGAEMAAAMGGSIPPILWDGSGNAIVNDDVGVLSLNLPDVQTPQSEAKPSPVDLKDSAPAALPGIKLPASMEAKVQ
- a CDS encoding SO2930 family diheme c-type cytochrome: MKRLAAAFAAALLCASGGAAVPVAGPDQALIDGDKMPRKLSEFGLFVSGGAALQAGVVPYELHTPLFSDYADKARAIWLPAGTKAEVGGDGTVAFPVGTVLIKSFSWSGQGGGKPVETRLLIHRKDGWTALPYVWDADGRDATLAIGGRRVPVSFTEPDGTPQAISYAVPNKNQCKECHAEAGAIIPIGPKGRNLVFAPQWQAFRSGRFTWPANRIAPLPRWDDPKSGSVAERARAYLDVNCAHCHNPKGSASNSGLFLRWTDDPTGVNYGIGKRPTAAGRGSGGMEFAIKPGDPDHSFLIYRLESLDPGIAMPELGRGAVHKEGAALLRQWIADMPEAKKN
- a CDS encoding MarR family winged helix-turn-helix transcriptional regulator; its protein translation is MAAKKLNLDNFLPYRLSIASNALSSRIAAEYQNRFGLKIPEWRLMAVLGEGKPLTQRELVAATRMDKVTVNRAAKALADRHLIARQAHEADGRSHHLELTETGRSLYDAIVPAALASEAQLESTISERERATLLTILAKLTAAAEDYA
- the maiA gene encoding maleylacetoacetate isomerase, with product MTQLVLHDYYRSSASFRVRIALNLKGLAYERVEVSLIAGEQRSDAYLEQNAQGFVPMLVVDGEPMIQSMAIIDWLDRSYPEPRLIPDDAMPRAVALAQAQVVASDIHPLNNLRVLKYLTKDLGLNEQTKDRWIATWIAQGFEALEAMAGDGRYLGGATPGIADCCLVPQMYNARRFEVPLDDYPRLVEIDAACMELGAFQNAHPDAVKPA
- a CDS encoding TonB-dependent receptor — its product is MIRLLTGGAALVLPLAAMAQDINDGKAIDPVVEARKPANWDELIVVTAGGLLRPASGDEVQTTAILSDLDPGLGARIENRLRDEAGIVQFRRSDGRSAHPTSQGVTLRGLGGNASSRALVTLDGVPQADPFGGWVAWSAYDAIRLGGISITRGGGSGADGSGALAGTIGLYSEMTDGVTASAAYGSRDSFDASASAGTELGSGQVAIDGRYSRGDGFVPVAKGQRGAVDRAAPYEQGGLGVRLRFDAGDNSRIEASVRGFADRRDRGTDFTESKVDGLDASLRVVHDPAGATQWLALTYIQLRDFESGFASVAAGRNSINPALFQRVPATGIGARVELRPAIGNANPLRVGADWRRTTGRTEEDFFFTNGVPGRHRIAGGSSDTVGAFAEWTSADPDDGLLWTLSGRVDRWWLGAGYRLERNIAGPLITDLDFAARQGWEGSGRAGLRWTSNGFSLRAAGYRGWRLPTLNELYRPFRVGAEVTTANEALKPERLWGGEIGADWSGGATKLSATLFANHLTNAIANVTLAPNLNQRQNLDAIDSKGIELAAEQGVGPVTLRATYAYTDAKVDASGAAATLDGRRPAQIAKHGGSVSLRSDGDGPFGGFATLRYVGKQNEDDLGLLILGDALTFDAGLSWRLAKAISIEARGENIFDELVPAAISSTGIVERATPRTIWVGARVSF